In one Pungitius pungitius chromosome 13, fPunPun2.1, whole genome shotgun sequence genomic region, the following are encoded:
- the ubr2 gene encoding E3 ubiquitin-protein ligase UBR2 isoform X3 produces the protein MASAQSDRDPPFLLCSEFLNFSAKDTALRWLVSANLQQEVYHHLAVYVPRILCLGPSGGSSREEQREEQREDLVSQMLLLAPLEWLLLGEEPASGLALLQENNQPSPLCGHVFKVGEPTYSCRECAADPTCVLCMKCFLESIHKEHRYRMTTSGGGGFCDCGDAEAWKKGPYCQKHKPTDTNRDTEEDPVSVLPADMVARGFSIFSILLKYAVDMLTWDQENQLPAGLEPPAREDTYYCMLFNDEVHTYEQVIYTLQKAVNCSQKEAVSFATTVDRDGRKSVRYGDFQFCDQAKSVIVRNTSRQSKPLRVEVMHSSVVAHQCFALRALSWLGQIIQYSDGLRRILCEVGLQKGPEGEYSSLVDKLMLNDSKMWKGARNIYHQLLMNSLLMDFKYKKVFAIQFAKNYRRLQTDFMEDDHERVVSVTSLSVQLFTVPTMARMLMVEENLMTTIIRTFVDHLRHRDLQGRFQFDRYTAQQAFKFGRVQSLIGDLKYVLISHPSEWSEQLRLKFLEGLDAFLELLKCMQGMDPVVRQVGQHIEMEPEWEAAFTLQMKLTHIISMIQEWCSTDERVLIEAYRKCLGALSQCHSGLPDGEQPISLSLAGHCVDTFRYQVSQDKVSIHLPVCRLLAGLHVLLSRTEVASRFPELLPLGDLSPPLLIELPLRCLVLCAQVHAGMWRRNGFSLINQIYYYHNVKCRVEMFDKDIVMLQAGASMMDPNHFLMILLSRFELFHIFSSTDSRKRYREVNKDVVQQNNTLIEEMLHLIIMVVCERYVSGVGQVEPFDEVRREIIHQLSIRPMAHSELVKALPENGNKETGLERVIDSVASFKKPGVTGRGLYELRPEWNKHFNLYFHHYSRADQSKAEEAQRKLRRQNREDTAW, from the exons ATGGCGTCGGCCCAGTCCGACAGAGACCCACCGTTTCTTCTATGTTCTGAGTTCCTGAACTTCTCCGCCAAAGACACCGCGTTG CGATGGCTGGTGTCGGCCAACCTACAGCAGGAGGTGTACCATCACCTTGCTGTGTATGTACCCAGAATCCTTTGCCTGGGGCCCAGTGGAGGGAGCAgcagggaggagcagagggaggagcagagggaggatcTGGTCTCTCAGATGCTCCTCCTGGCTCCTTTGGAGTGGCTCCTGCTGGGTGAGGAGCCGGCCTCAGGCCTGGCTCTCCTACAGGAGAACAACCAGCCATCGCCTCTGTGTGGACACGTGTTCAAGGTGGGAGAGCCCACCTACTCctgcag ggAGTGTGCAGCTGATCCGACCTGTGTGCTGTGCATGAAGTGTTTCCTTGAGAGTATTCACAAAGAACATCGGTACAGA ATGACTACGTCAGGTGGTGGAGGCTTCTGTGACTGTGGAGATGCTGAAGCCTGGAAGAAAGGTCCATACTGCCAGAAACACAAGCCTACCGACAccaacagagacacagaggag GATCCTGTATCTGTGCTGCCTGCTGATATGGTCGCTCGTGGTTTCAGCATCTTCTCGATCCTCCTGAAGTACGCTGTGGACATGCTGACGTGGGATCAGGAGAACCAACTACCTGCAGGACTGGAGCCacc ggCTCGAGAAGACACCTACTACTGCATGCTGTTTAATGATGAAGTGCATACCTATGAACAGGTGATCTACACGCTGCAAAAAGCCGTCAACTGCAGCCAGAAAGAAGCCGTCAGCTTTGCCACCACCGTGGACAGAGAC GGCAGGAAGTCAGTTCGCTATGGAGACTTCCAGTTCTGTGACCAAGCCAAGTCTGTTATAGTG AGGAACACCAGCCGTCAGTCCAAGCCTCTCAGGGTGGAGGTGATGCACTCATCTGTTGTTGCTCACCAGTGTTTTGCACTGAGGGCCCTCAGCTGGTTGGGGCAGATTATACAGTACTCTG ACGGCCTGAGGAGGATTCTGTGTGAGGTCGgcctgcagaaaggtccagaaggagaGTATTCGTCTCTGGTGGACAAACTGATGCTCAATGACTCCAAAATGTGGAAAG GAGCGAGGAACATCTACCACCAGCTGCTGATGAACAGCCTCCTCATGGACTTCAAATACAAGAAGGTCTTTGCCATCCAGTTTGCCAAG AACTACAGACGCCTTCAGACAGATTTTATGGAGGACGACCACGAGCGAGTGGTGTCAGTGACGTCATTGTCTGTTCAGCTCTTCACCGTCCCAACCATG gccCGGATGCTGATGGTagaggagaacctgatgaccaCCATCATCAGGACCTTTGTGGATCACCTCCGTCACCGAGACCTGCAGGGACGCTTCCAGTTTGACCGCTACACCGCCCAGCAGGCCTTCAAGTTCGGACGAGTCCAGAGCCTCATCGGAGACCTCAA GTACGTTCTCATCAGTCATCCCTCTGAGTGGAGCGAACAGCTCAGACTGAAGTTTCTGGAAGGCCTAGATGCTTTTCTGGAGCTGCTCAAGTGTATGCAG GGTATGGACCCTGTGGTGAGACAGGTGGGGCAGCACATAGAGATGGAGCCTGAGTGGGAGGCAGCATTCACTCTGCAAATGAAACTGACTCACATCATCTCCATGATCCAAGAGTGGTGCTCCACTGAT GAGCGAGTGCTGATTGAGGCATACAGGAAGTGCCTGGGTGCGCTCAGTCAGTGTCACAGTGGCCTTCCAGACGGCGAGCAGCCAATCAGCTTGAGTCTGGCCGGTCACTGTGTGGATACCTTCCGGTACCAGGTGTCTCAGGACAAGGTATCCATACACCTTCCTGTCTGCAGACTGCTCGCAg GTCTTCATGTTCTTCTCAGCAGGACAGAAGTTGCGTCGCGTTTCCCTGAACTGCTTCCTCTG GGGGatctcagcccccccctctTGATCGAACTGCCCCTCCGCTGTCTGGTCCTTTGTgcccaggtgcatgctgggatgtgGAGGAGGAACGGCTTTTCCCTGATCAACCAA ATTTATTATTACCACAACGTCAAGTGCAGAGTGGAGATGTTTGACAAGGACATTGTGATGCTGCAG GCTGGAGCCTCCATGATGGATCCTAACCACTTCCTGATGATTCTTCTCAGCCGATTTGAACTCTTTCACATCTTCAGCTCCAcggacagcaggaagagatACAGAGAGGTTAACAAG GATGTGGTCCAGCAGAACAACACTCTGATCGAGGAGATGCTTCACCTCATCATCATGGTTGTCT GTGAGCGTTACGTGTCAGGTGTCGGCCAGGTGGAGCCCTTTGATGAGGTCAGAAGAGAAATCATCCACCAGCTGTCAATCAGACCGATGGCTCACAGCGAGCTTGTGAAGGCTCTCCCAGAGAAT gGGAACAAGGAGACGGGACTGGAAAGAGTCATTGACAGTGTGGCTTCATTCAA GAAACCAGGTGTGACAGGTCGAGGTCTCTATGAACTACGTCCTGAGTGGAACAAACACTTCAACCTGTACTTCCATCACTACAGCAGAGCCGACCAATCCAAG GCTGAGGAGGCTCAGAGGAAGCTAAGGAGACAGAACAGAGAGGACACAG CCTGGTGA